Proteins encoded within one genomic window of Deltaproteobacteria bacterium:
- a CDS encoding histone deacetylase, with protein MKKIGIYYHPSFSRKSYMTIGNRLRDFPEVLEDLLKKPNVQMFESPRVSEELILKVHDAAMIPAVARDPFCSTAYESAGGVVAAMEALARGELDRAFCFIGAGGHHAGRRQFWGACCFNDVVIALTQVRSISPWRRFAIVDTDAHHGDGTRQLVKDDPEVLHLCFCGSNYKSSDGTKIDIDVYSLGWQPQVNSLYVEAVRRQLPLIPGFKPDLLVWYFGFDTHCDDYGSLGLTEPAFFEICDLMLFVSTECGIPLQVVLGGGSLPHLATALIPEIIRRLAEA; from the coding sequence ATGAAAAAAATTGGCATCTATTATCATCCCTCGTTCAGTCGCAAGAGTTACATGACCATCGGTAATCGCCTGCGGGATTTTCCGGAAGTCCTGGAGGATTTGCTCAAAAAGCCCAATGTCCAAATGTTTGAGTCCCCCCGGGTGTCTGAAGAACTGATCCTCAAGGTGCATGATGCGGCCATGATCCCGGCGGTGGCCCGGGATCCCTTCTGCAGCACGGCCTATGAGTCGGCGGGCGGAGTAGTGGCGGCCATGGAGGCCCTGGCCCGGGGCGAATTGGACCGGGCCTTTTGTTTTATCGGGGCCGGCGGCCATCACGCCGGCCGCCGCCAGTTCTGGGGGGCCTGCTGCTTTAATGACGTGGTCATTGCCCTCACCCAGGTGCGATCCATCAGCCCCTGGCGGCGCTTTGCCATTGTTGATACCGATGCCCACCACGGCGACGGCACCCGGCAACTGGTCAAAGATGACCCCGAGGTCTTGCACCTCTGTTTCTGTGGCAGTAACTATAAATCCTCAGACGGCACCAAGATCGACATCGACGTCTATAGTTTGGGCTGGCAGCCCCAGGTAAATTCTCTCTATGTCGAGGCGGTGCGACGCCAACTGCCCTTGATCCCTGGGTTTAAACCTGACCTCCTGGTCTGGTATTTTGGTTTTGATACCCATTGTGACGATTACGGCTCCTTGGGGCTGACCGAACCGGCCTTCTTTGAGATCTGCGATCTGATGCTGTTTGTCTCCACGGAGTGCGGCATCCCCTTGCAAGTGGTCTTAGGCGGTGGTTCCCTCCCCCATCTGGCCACCGCCCTGATCCCGGAAATTATCCGGCGCCTGGCGGAGGCTTGA
- a CDS encoding GNAT family N-acetyltransferase, with the protein MIRACDHHDFEMIYAIINEAATVYQGVIPEDCWKIPYMPRDELKHEIEAGVVFWGYEEEGQLLGVMGLQPVQDVILIRHAYVRTARQKQGIGGKLLAALRQQADRPILIGTWAAATWAIRFYEKHGFCLVSLVEKDRLLKQYWSIPQRQIDTSVVLADSNWFKSFQPTKI; encoded by the coding sequence ATAATTAGGGCTTGCGACCATCATGATTTTGAGATGATCTACGCCATTATCAACGAGGCGGCCACAGTCTATCAGGGCGTTATCCCCGAGGATTGCTGGAAAATACCCTATATGCCCAGAGATGAACTAAAGCACGAAATCGAGGCCGGGGTAGTGTTTTGGGGTTATGAAGAGGAAGGGCAATTACTCGGGGTGATGGGTCTGCAACCGGTTCAGGATGTCATCCTCATCCGACACGCCTATGTCCGCACCGCCAGGCAGAAGCAGGGGATCGGCGGGAAGTTGCTGGCAGCCCTGCGTCAACAGGCCGACCGCCCTATTCTGATCGGCACCTGGGCGGCAGCCACCTGGGCCATCCGATTCTATGAAAAACACGGCTTCTGCTTGGTATCCCTGGTTGAAAAGGACCGGTTGTTAAAGCAATACTGGTCAATCCCCCAAAGACAGATCGATACTTCCGTGGTTTTGGCCGATTCGAACTGGTTCAAGTCGTTTCAGCCTACCAAAATATAA